In the Malassezia vespertilionis chromosome 1, complete sequence genome, one interval contains:
- a CDS encoding uncharacterized protein (TransMembrane:13 (o12-28i86-104o110-128i135-156o433-460i528-549o555-575i911-932o961-980i1041-1059o1065-1083i1146-1168o1174-1194i); EggNog:ENOG503NUKV; COG:Q), with translation MPPWTSRDVLHVGLPVLVMLVTMLSVACQRAMRRGVRRGVQQGFDAPVDEVRGMESSAMAYAAVQVVQEYDQYVARVRPFAAQARLDLVLASALCTLHLAGMWHNARGEMVWLVYWLFTALVAAHTLVAQTTHLLYKLVLTSFYLVVMLADVRTALLADAAPLRTVVQCVLATFLEASCLFCKTVSPLPSSLASLAHTHETLHASAPHIRAPLNLYASPFSRATYLFMTPFIYAQYWQHTVIEAVPQLLPKFRAAVIAACTRSEDVRVEAERAARHEAPETLLRRMLRTAFPLLAAQFCFQSARVVFRMGPIVLLSYLLSFAQERDAAKRNGAPVPPLQNGVLLAAAIFVAQCCEFVTDANGLQTGRQTAMHLRTLLVTDIVSKILRRRLHTAAAEHNAALSDGHISNLVAVDVFKIDSLVAMVHQPLVEYPLTIVFCILLLFRTLGVSAIVGLSLLLIFTPLQTRLSRAMVRLQEAILHATDARLNLISEVLGSIKTVKFFAWEKPTLVRLFETRAQELKMLYRDNIVSVLSSLIFVGTPMIVTLVTFGMYTMVLGHTLTPQKAFTSLAIFATLRMPLSDFPEMLVTTLNALVSVRRINAFLQSPETDKYVGDTGGVENGLGFEHASFTYMPAPGAPPPRFQLHDITCTFPVGKISIVVGPIGSGKTSLLLALLGELACTGGKVHMPRSPARSLLPTDPCTGLQESVAYCSQSAWLLGTTIRENILFGSPFDEQRYMEVLYATALFPDLDILEFLDETEVGEKGTALSGGQKARVALARALYSRAKHILVDDALSAVDADTAQHLAQHAFCGSIAEGRTIILVTHAVALMRPLADNVIVMHEGRARVAKRSDAAPGKAPHTTTTVVKAQAGLHWTAAKKEQLAKNVHANAERTHRATTGRDLYMIYVRSVAPTWTQALLVWLFLLGLYVIVRATDVSSSSWLKKWVSTYAEGATGSDQTLYYLLGYIGMIVLLISLFGLRDYFQFQIAMRSSTRLYSQVIKSILYATPRFFDTTPAGRILNRLSKDVETIDQEITPSLRMLTDAVVTLVAILGVICYATPQFLYLVSFVVLIYYAIGALYLGSSRDLKRIESVQRSPLFTLLGETLSGTVTIRAYGDSQRVILHCLELLDNANRAFLYLWYENRWLSFLVDCMGAFVTLTTSLLLLVTDADAALMGFTLSYSVLIVQTILRIVRRYTMTEITLNSVERMEEYIRLPLENQGGVHPPAHWPTDTGLIEVKNLCVRYAPEFPLALDHVSFAIHPSEKVGIVGRTGSGKSTLSLCFFRFLEAEKGSIVIDGIDIAAVTLESLRKRLTIIPQESQLFQGSVRSNLDPFAVYDDGDMWFVLQSCQMAQGTFRGAFIPSANSLVKSLDDPVEQGGTNFSAGQRQLLSLARGMLKLRDSRILILDESTANLDAESDARIQKILRGEMAPGSTILTIAHRLKTIIDYDKVLVLDRGRIAEYDSPAKLLRDSTTMFYSLCQQSGDFDMLYKMACSSIP, from the coding sequence ATGCCACCGTGGACCAGCAGGGATGTGCTCCATGTAGGGCTCCCTGTGCTTGTCATGCTGGTTACGATGCTGAGCGTGGCCTgccagcgcgcaatgcggcgGGGTGTGCGGCGGGGTGTGCAGCAGGGATTCGATGCGCCAGTTGACGAGGTCCGGGGCATGGAAAGTAGTGCGATGGCGTATGCAGCGGTGCAGGTAGTGCAAGAGTACGACCAGTATGTGGCCCGTGTACGCccatttgctgcgcaggcacgGCTGGATCTTGTGCTTGCGTCGGCGCTGTGTACATTGCACCTTGCCGGGATGTGGCACAATGCGCGTGGGGAGATGGTGTGGCTTGTCTACTGGCTTTTCAcggcgctcgtcgcggcgcacacgcttgtGGCACAAACGACACACCTGCTCTACAAACTAGTACTTACAAGTTTCTACTTGGTGGTGATGCTCGCCGATGTACGtactgcgctgcttgcagatgctgcgccacTACGCACCGTGGTGCAGTGTGTGCTTGCCACGTTTCTCGAGGCATCGTGTCTCTTTTGCAAGACTGTATCGCCACTCCCAAGCAGTTTGGCGAgcctcgcgcacacgcacgaaACTCTGCacgcttctgcgccgcacatccGCGCGCCACTGAACTTGTATGCGTCGCCATTTTCGCGCGCCACCTATCTGTTCATGACTCCGTTTATCTATGCACAATACTGGCAGCACACAGTGATTGAGGCAGTTCCGCAGCTCCTGCCCAAGtttcgcgcagcagtcattgctgcatgcacgcgATCCGAGGACGTGCGTGTAGAGGCtgagcgtgcggcgcgccatgaggcgcccgagacgctcttgcgccggatgctgcgcacggcattTCCTCTCCTGGCCGCACAATTCTGTTTCCAATCGGCCCGCGTCGTGTTTCGCATGGGCCCTATTGTGCTTCTGTCCTACCTGCTTTCGTTCGCCCAGGAACGCGACGCGGCAAAGAGGAACGGCGCACCGGTGCCGCCTTTGCAAAATGGCGTGCTCCTTGCCGCTGCCATTTTTGTAGCGCAGTGCTGCGAATTCGTCACTGATGCAAACGGGCTGCAGACGGGGCGGCAAACGGCGATGCATTTGCGTACGTTGCTCGTGACCGATATTGTCAGCAAGATCCTCCGTCGGCGCTTGCATACtgctgctgccgagcacaaCGCAGCGCTTAGTGATGGACACATTTCCAACTTGGTGGCCGTTGACGTGTTCAAGATCGACTCGTTGGTCGCGATGGTGCACCAACCGCTGGTGGAGTACCCATTGACCATCGTATTCTGTATCCTGCTCCTCTTCCGCACGCTTGGCGTCTCGGCCATTGTAGGCCTTTCGCTCCTGCTCATATTCACGCCGCTCCAAACGCGtctttcgcgcgccatggtacGCCTCCAAGAAGCCATTCTCCACGCCACCGACGCTCGCTTGAATTTGATAAGCGAAGTGCTGGGAAGCATCAAGACGGTGAAATTCTTTGCGTGGGAGAAGCCGACCCTTGTTCGATTGTTTGAGACGCGCGCCCAGGAGTTGAAAATGTTGTACCGCGATAACATTGTGTCGGTACTGAGTAGCCTTATTTTTGTGGGCACGCCCATGATCGTCACGCTTGTCACATTTGGCATGTATACCATGGTATTGGGCCACACACTCACGCCCCAAAAAGCATTTACTTCACTCGCTATTTTTGctacgctgcgcatgccgcTCAGTGACTTTCCAGAGATGCTGGTCACGACACTCAACGCGCTCGTttccgtgcgccgcatcaatGCATTCTTGCAGTCACCCGAAACGGACAAGTACGTGGGAGACACGGGCGGCGTAGAAAATGGGCTGGGCTTCGAGCATGCCTCGTTTACGTACATGCCCGCGCCTGgcgctccgccgccgcgcttccaGCTGCACGACATCACTTGCACGTTCCCTGTGGGCAAGATTAGCATTGTGGTGGGGCCGATCGGTTCGGGCAAGACGTCTCTGCTGCTCGCATTGCTCGGAGAGCTTGCGTGTACTGGCGGTAAGGTGCACATGCCGCGCAGTCCAGCTCGCTCCTTGCTTCCAACGGATCCCTGCACGGGTTTGCAGGAATCGGTGGCGTATTGCAGCCAAAGTGCATGGCTGCTGGGCACGACCATCCGCGAAAATATCCTGTTTGGGTCGCCATTTGACGAGCAGCGGTACATGGAAGTGCTGTATGCCACCGCACTCTTTCCAGATCTCGATATTCTCGAGTTCCTTGACGAGACGGAGGTGGGCGAAAAAGGTACTGCGCTCTCCGGCGgccaaaaggcgcgcgttgcgctcgcccGCGCTTTGTATTCtcgcgccaagcacatTTTGGTGGATGATGCATTATCTGCCGTAGATGCAGACACCGCACAGCACCTTGCCCAGCATGCATTTTGTGGAAGTATCGCAGAAGGACGTACCATCATCCTGGTGACGCATGCCGTGGCACTGATGCGGCCATTGGCGGATAATGTGATTGTGATGCACGAAGGACGTGCACGCGTCGCAAAAAGATcggatgctgcgccaggcaaggcgccgcacacgacCACCACCGTGGTAAAGGCCCAAGCAGGACTGCATTGGACCGCAGCAAAAaaagagcagctcgcgaAAAATGTGCACGCAAATGCAGAGCGCACTCATCGAGCCACGACGGGGCGGGACTTGTACATGATTTATGTCCGCTCCGTCGCGCCAACATGGACGCAGGCACTCTTGGTGTGGCTCTTTTTGCTGGGCCTCTATGTCATTGTTAGGGCTACAGACGTCAGCAGCAGTTCTTGGCTCAAAAAATGGGTGAGTACGTACGCTGAGGGCGCCACAGGCAGCGACCAAACGCTCTATTACTTGCTTGGTTATATTGGCATGATCGTGCTCCTCATCTCCTTGTTTGGATTGCGCGACTATTTCCAGTTTCAGatcgcgatgcgctcctccACGCGATTGTATTCTCAGGTGATTAAGAGTATCTTGTacgcaacgccgcgcttctttgATACCACACCGGCGGGGCGGATTTTGAACCGTCTTTCCAAGGATGTGGAGACCATCGACCAGGAAATCACGCCTTCCTTGCGCATGCTCACCGACGCAGTCGTGACGCTTGTTGCTATCCTGGGCGTGATTTGCTATGCGACACCCCAATTTCTCTACCTCGTCTCTTTTGTTGTCCTGATTTACTATGCGATCGGTGCTCTGTATCTTGGTTCGTCGCGTGATTtgaagcgcatcgagagtgtgcagcgctcgccgTTATTTACCTTGCTTGGCGAGACGCTCTCGGGGACCGTCACGATTCGTGCGTATGGCGACTCGCAAAGGGTCATTTTACATTGCTTGGAGCTGCTGGATAATGCTAACCGCGCATTTCTGTACCTATGGTATGAGAATCGGTGGCTCAGCTTCCTTGTGGATTGCATGGGGGCTTTTGTGACGCTCACAACTTCGCTTCTCTTGCTGGTAACCGATGCGGATGCCGCACTCATGGGTTTTACTCTGTCATACTCCGTCTTGATTGTGCAGACTATTTTACGCATTGTCCGCCGGTACACCATGACTGAAATAACGCTCAACTCGGTCGAGCGGATGGAAGAATACATTCGCTTGCCGCTGGAAAACCAAGGTGGCGTGCATCCTCCAGCGCATTGGCCGACCGATACGGGCTTGATTGAAGTGAAGAATTTGTGTGTTCGCTATGCGCCGGAATTTCCACTTGCGTTGGACCATGTTTCGTTCGCCATTCACCCAAGTGAGAAAGTAGGCATTGTCGGTCGTACGGGGAGTGGCAAGTCTACCCTCTCGCTCTGCTTCTTTCGGTTCCTGGAAGCAGAGAAGGGTTCCATTGTGATTGACGGGATCGACATTGCTGCTGTCACGCTTgaatcgctgcgcaaacgTCTAACTATTATCCCGCAAGAATCGCAGCTGTTTCAAGGTAGCGTGCGGAGTAACTTGGATCCATTTGCTGTTTACGATGATGGAGACATGTGGTTTGTTTTGCAAAGCTGCCAAATGGCACAAGGCACTTTTAGAGGCGCATTTATTCCCTCTGCGAACTCACTTGTCAAGTCGCTCGATGATCCTGTCGAGCAAGGTGGCACAAACTTCAGTGCcggccagcgccagctctTGTcgttggcgcgcggcatgctAAAATTGCGTGATAGCCGCATCCTGATTCTTGACGAGAGCACAGCAAATCTTGACGCCGAGTCTGATGCACGTATTCAAAAGATTCTCCGCGGAGAAATGGCGCCGGGCTCGACTATACTTAccatcgcgcacagactGAAAACCATTATTGACTACGACAAGGTCCTTGTTCTGGACCGCGGCCGTATTGCCGAGTACGATTCGCCTGCAAAGCTTTTGCGTGACTCTACCACCATGTTCTATTCATTGTGTCAACAAAGCGGCGACTTTGATATGTTGTACAAAATGGCCTGCTCAAGTATCCCGTAA
- a CDS encoding uncharacterized protein (TransMembrane:17 (o29-48i117-137o143-160i172-191o197-220i342-366o378-400i469-487o493-515i570-592o598-618i987-1005o1061-1080i1128-1150o1156-1176i1241-1263o1269-1288i); EggNog:ENOG503NUKV; COG:Q) produces MSEPGALWKHAFQGQDWTTHFRDVYLNTMLPFLLVGLSLLVLGVKALLRRKLFDAQTDLEIEALDPWFNKSEEDDVTERVLRAENAMLIDATIAIHEREAHEKNALYGNQSTKKQRLEITCAVILLLTHVLGSFLASSAKWERGWLVFWAYGLAVSVYSYKTGVRAHISKHLVSITYMVVTVSNLRTAMLTSASQQVLLLTIVQLILALCMVGFSIFSPMTQRPPRKLRKLLEAMHTRGNPNYRNNVAQATSGAQNSPPCAYLQSSFASRCTRHFIKPFLKKHYKEPLTISGVPNIELGSCAAPAITMYRLKTNKKGAQAKKNGVASALWWRLLVNFVPAMTYQMACGVLETLLSLAPILFLQTILDFFTKRSNGEAPALHMGILYALLGFLSQVTFSFFQSQSLMAGRHIDIRIRAILTFEILSKALRRGLSLASIDKNSPIATDGQVTNLVSVDVNKIAEFSSQMHYLFPVHPLKIALSIAYLIHLLGKSAIVGVVLLIVAIPFQTFIARITGRVMARLLRTKDARLDLSCELLACMKTLKFYAWEKPFKERMANIRSSELQQLRQTFLLYAINRLTFVATPMLVILTTFGTHTLVFHEPLIASKVFTALALFNLLRNPLSDMPAKLLWFINSVVSMRRIVKFLDEPDTTKYMQFVTDETESQPKIIQIGFQDATFSYAQTAASQFQLRDLNCKFPTEKLSIVSGPVGSGKTSLLLALLGEMHRISGKTIMPCAIARSLVPHDPRTGLAETVAYCSQSPWLLGTTVRQNILFGAKYDEERYQQVLDACALGPDLEILEYHDETEVGEKGTALSGGQKARIALARAFYSNAKYLLVDDALSAVDAQTARHLAEKCFAGPLAKNRTIVLITHAMSLMLPFASYVVVMEKGRVACQDRPTALLINEQIVDSVVAQKLGLENTDPASAAHAKQSEDKAESMYEACEQGAKQARARKALADTNEENISRRESNTALYLVYMSAVSNNRTYAIAIWALLFCAYATIRGVDVGSGAWLRGWAGSYETNDTSVFATLHARMYAPAAVQNQVNCSEDTVRTLHFLKGYALFICAFIALSFFCDLVQFRTSLRASASLYTTLINSLLGARLQFYERTPIGRITNRLSHDVDEVDQALAPFIQMTCTYVLTLLATIIVICWATPQSLIVIALVFLLYCSIAKLYLGSARDLKRLESVQRSPLYTLLGESMAGTITIRAFGDAERVKLQCLGCLDKWNSAYIMLWYVNRWLCMYTDLIGASITLTASIFLLVGTADAPLAGFTLSYAINLLEVMLWVIRSYSFLSVSMNSVERIREYIDIPSERKGGKEPPAYWPTSTGSICVENLSVRYGPDTPMVLHNVSFTIRSGEKIGIVGRTGSGKSTLSLSFFRFLEAQNGSIVIDGIDISTIALESLRKRLTIIPQDAQLFHGTIRMNLDPFGLADDHSLWFALRCCQMARGTYEPSYVPDADSPVKSLEDPVEQSGANFSVGQRQLLSLARGMLKLRDSRILILDESTANLDAESDARIQKILRGEMAPGSTILTIAHRLKTIIDYDKVLVLDRGRIAEYDSPAKLLRDSTTMFYSLCQQSGDFDMLYSGTAQAVPKQAS; encoded by the coding sequence ATGTCAGAGCCAGGTGCTCTATGGAAACATGCATTTCAAGGCCAAGACTGGACAACACATTTCCGTGATGTGTATTTGAATACAATGCTTCCTTTTCTTCTCGTCGGACTCTCACTCTTGGTTCTTGGGGTGAAAGCATTGTTGCGCAGGAAACTATTCGATGCGCAGACAGACTTGGAAATAGAAGCTTTGGATCCATGGTTCAACAAGAGTGAAGAAGACGATGTAACTGAGCGTGTACTCCGCGCCGAAAACGCAATGCTGATCGATGCCACAATAGCCATTCACGAACGTGAAGCGCACGAAAAGAACGCGCTTTATGGCAATCAATCTACCAAGAAACAGCGACTGGAAATCACCTGTGCCGTCATACTTTTACTTACACACGTTTTGGGTAGTTTTCTCGCGAGTTCCGCAAAATGGGAGAGAGGTTGGCTTGTATTCTGGGCGTACGGATTGGCTGTTTCTGTATACTCGTATAAAACTGGCGTGCGAGCGCACATTAGCAAGCATTTGGTCTCGATAACGTACATGGTTGTCACAGTTTCAAACCTCCGTACTGCTATGCTTACCTCGGCGAGTCAGCAAGTCCTCTTACTCACAATTGTGCAACTCATActggcgctgtgcatggTCGGCTTTAGCATTTTTTCGCCCATGACGCAACGGCCGCCCCGCAAGCTACGCAAGCTGCTAGAAGCGATGCATACCCGGGGAAATCCTAATTATCGCAACAATGTTGCACAAGCAACGTCTGGTGCACAGAATTCGCCGCCTTGCGCCTACTTGCAATCCTCGTTTGCATCTCGTTGCACGCGACATTTTATCAAACCGTTCCTGAAGAAACACTACAAAGAGCCGCTCACCATCTCAGGCGTACCGAATATCGAGCTGGGCTCGTGTGCTGCTCCTGCCATAACCATGTACCGTCTGAAAACCAACAAAAAaggcgcacaagccaaAAAAAATGGAGTCGCATCTGCTTTATGGTGGCGCTTGCTCGTCAACTTTGTTCCTGCCATGACGTATCAAATGGCGTGTGGCGTCTTGGAAACATTGTTGAGCTTGGCCCCTATTCTATTTCTCCAAACCATCCTCGACTTTTTTACGAAACGGTCCAATGGAGAAGCACCTGCGTTGCATATGGGAATTCTATATGCACTCTTGGGGTTTCTGAGCCAAGTCACTTTTTCCTTCTTTCAGTCGCAAAGTCTCATGGCCGGAAGGCACATTGACATACGCATCCGTGCGATTTTAACCTTTGAGATTCTCAgcaaagcgctgcgtcgTGGACTTTCGCTTGCAAGCATAGACAAAAATTCGCCCATTGCAACCGATGGCCAAGTAACAAACCTCGTTTCCGTGGACGTGAACAAGATTGCCGAATTTTCGTCGCAAATGCACTATTTATTCCCTGTGCACCCGCTCAAGATTGCACTTTCGATTGCCTACTTGATCCATTTGCTTGGAAAATCGGCCATTGTGGGCGTTGTGCTTTTAATCGTCGCAATTCCATTTCAAACATTCATTGCTAGAATAACGGGAAGAGTTATGGCGCGCTTGTTGCGCACAAAAGACGCGCGACTCGATTTATCTTGCGAGTTGCTTGCATGCATGAAAACGTTGAAGTTTTACGCGTGGGAGAAGCCTTtcaaggagcgcatggcAAACATCCGGTCTAGCGAGTTGCAGCAGCTACGGCAAACCTTTCTTCTTTATGCAATCAACCGCCTTACGTTCGTGGCTACGCCCATGCTCGTCATTCTTACTACATTTGGCACTCATACGCTTGTCTTCCACGAGCCACTCATTGCTTCCAAAGTCTTTACAGCGCTCGCATTGTTCAATCTTCTGAGGAATCCATTAAGCGACATGCCTGCAAAACTTCTCTGGTTCATCAACTCGGTTGTCTCTATGCGCCGTATTGTCAAGTTCCTCGACGAGCCCGATACGACAAAGTATATGCAATTTGTGACGGATGAAACAGAATCGCAGCCGAAAATCATTCAGATCGGGTTTCAGGACGCCACGTTTTCCTATGCTCAAACGGCGGCGAGTCAGTTCCAATTGCGCGATCTTAACTGCAAGTTCCCGACCGAGAAGCTCAGCATTGTGAGCGGCCCTGTCGGAAGCGGAAAAACTTCGCTGCTCCTTGCACTCTTGGGAGAAATGCACCGCATTTCCGGTAAGACTATCATGCCCTGCGCTATTGCGCGCTCACTCGTTCCCCATGATCCACGCACTGGACTGGCAGAGACAGTGGCTTACTGCAGCCAAAGTCCTTGGCTTCTCGGTACAACTGTGCGCCAAAACATTTTGTTTGGCGCCAAGTATGACGAAGAGCGCTACCAGCAAGTGCTCGATGCATGTGCGCTTGGTCCTGACTTGGAGATTCTTGAGTACCACGACGAGACAGAAGTGGGTGAAAAAGGAACGGCACTTTCTGGTGGGCAAAAAGCTAGGATTGCTTTGGCCCGTGCATTTTATTCGAACGCCAAGTACCTTTTAgtggacgatgcgctctCTGCGGTTGATGCACAAACCGCCCGGCACCTTGCTGAGAAGTGCTTTGCTGGTCCACTTGCCAAAAACCGGACCATTGTGCTTATTACGCATGCCATGTCGTTGATGCTTCCATTTGCTTCTTACGTCGTTGTCATGGAAAAAGGACGTGTTGCGTGCCAAGACAGACCCACGGCTTTGCTGATCAATGAGCAGATTGTGGACTCAGTTGTAGCGCAGAAACTCGGTCTCGAAAATACCGACCCCGCAAGTGCCGCCCATGCAAAGCAGTCAGAAGACAAGGCGGAATCCATGTATGAGGCGTGTGAACAAGGTGCaaagcaagcgcgcgcccgCAAAGCTCTTGCGGATACAAACGAAGAGAACATTTCACGCCGTGAGTCCAACACAGCTCTGTATTTGGTTTACATGAGCGCCGTCTCCAACAATCGTACTTATGCGATCGCTATATGGGCTTTGCTTTTCTGCGCTTATGCTACTATCCGCGGTGTGGATGTTGGGAGCGGAGCATGGCTGCGTGGCTGGGCAGGCTCGTATGAAACAAACGATACCAGTGTTTTTGCAACACTCCATGCGCGGATGTATGCCCCAGCTGCCGTTCAAAACCAAGTAAATTGTTCCGAAGATACCGTACGAACGCTGCATTTCCTGAAAGGGTACGCACTTTTTATCTGTGCTTTTATTGCACTGAGCTTTTTTTGCGATCTGGTCCAGTTCCGCACTTCCTTGCGTGCCTCTGCTTCTTTGTATACAACGCTCATAAATTccctgcttggcgcacggcTCCAATTTTATGAGCGTACGCCCATCGGGCGTATCACAAACCGACTTTCCCACGATGTGGACGAAGTTGACCAGGCGTTGGCACCATTCATTCAAATGACATGTACCTATGTGCTCACACTTCTTGCTACGATTATCGTGATTTGCTGGGCAACGCCGCAATCGCTCATTGTTATTGCGCTCGTCTTCCTTTTATACTGTTCCATTGCAAAGCTCTATCTTGGATCTGCGCGCGACTTAAAGCGTCTGGAAagtgtgcagcgctcccCTTTATACACACTGCTGGGCGAGAGCATGGCTGGTACGATTACGATTCGTGCATTTGGCGATGCTGAGCGCGTCAAGCTTCAATGTCTCGGCTGTCTCGACAAGTGGAACAGCGCGTATATCATGCTTTGGTACGTCAACCGCTGGCTTTGTATGTACACGGACTTGATCGGTGCGTCCATTACCTTGACCGCATCGATCTTTTTGCTTGTTGGCACAGCCGATGCGCCACTTGCTGGCTTCACGTTGTCCTACGCCATCAATTTGCTAGAAGTAATGCTTTGGGTCATTCGATCGTACTCCTTCCTGTCTGTAAGTATGAATTCGGTGGAGCGTATCAGGGAATACATTGATATTCCTAGCGAGCGTAAGGGTGGTAAGGAACCGCCTGCGTACTGGCCTACATCCACAGGCTCGATTTGCGTTGAAAATCTGTCTGTTCGGTATGGTCCTGACACGCCCATGGTATTGCACAATGTGTCCTTTACCATCCGGTCTGGTGAGAAGATTGGAATTGTGGGCCGTACGGGCAGCGGTAAATCAACCCTTTCCCTTTCCTTTTTCCGTTTCCTCGAGGCGCAAAATGGCTCGATTGTGATTGACGGCATTGACATCAGTACCATTGCGTTGGAATCACTACGCAAACGCCTTACAATAATCCCGCAAGATGCGCAACTCTTCCATGGTACGATTCGTATGAATCTCGATCCGTTTGGCTTGGCCGACGACCACAGCCTATGgtttgcgctgcggtgctgcCAAATGGCGCGCGGTACCTATGAGCCTTCGTATGTGCCCGATGCGGATAGTCCTGTCAAGTCGTTGGAGGATCCCGTGGAACAAAGCGGCGCTAACTTTAGCGTcggccagcgccagctctTGTcgttggcgcgcggcatgctAAAATTGCGTGATAGCCGCATCCTGATTCTTGACGAGAGCACAGCAAATCTTGACGCCGAGTCTGATGCACGTATTCAAAAGATTCTCCGCGGAGAAATGGCGCCGGGCTCGACTATACTTAccatcgcgcacagactGAAAACCATTATTGACTACGACAAGGTCCTTGTTCTGGACCGCGGCCGTATTGCCGAGTACGATTCGCCTGCAAAGCTTTTGCGTGACTCTACCACCATGTTCTATTCATTGTGTCAACAAAGCGGCGACTTTGATATGTTGTATAGCGGCACCGCACAGGCTGTACCCAAGCAAGCGTCGTAG